A single genomic interval of Canis lupus dingo isolate Sandy chromosome 6, ASM325472v2, whole genome shotgun sequence harbors:
- the EXTL2 gene encoding exostosin-like 2 isoform X1, with the protein MRYCHICKLPGRVMGIRVLRFSLVVILVLLLVAGALTTLLPNIKEDKMLTLRREIKSQGKSTLDSFTLIMQTYNRTDLLLRLLNHYQAVPYLHKVIVVWNNVGEKGPDELWNSLGPHPVPVIFKLQTTNRMRNRLQVFPELETNAVLMVDDDTLISAQDLVFAFSVWQQFPDQIVGFVPRKHVSTSSGIYSYGGFELQTPGFGNGDQYSMVLIGASFFNSKYLDLFQRQPAAVHALIDEIQNCDDIAMNFIIAKHTGKTSGVFVKPVNMGNLEKESNGGYPGMWHRAEHFLQRSYCINKLVNIYNSMPLKYSNIMISQFGFPYANHKSKI; encoded by the exons GTATTGCCACATCTGCAAACTTCCCGGACGAGTGATGGGCATTCGAGTCCTTCGTTTCTCTCTGGTGGTCATCCTCGTGCTGCTGCTCGTAGCCGGGGCTTTGACCACTTTACTTCCAAATATCAAGGAAGACAAGATGCTCACTTTGCGTAGGGAAATAAAATCCCAGGGCAAGTCCACCCTGGATTCCTTTACTCTAATAATGCAGACATACAACAGAACAGATCTCTTACTGAGACTCTTAAATCATTATCAGGCTGTGCCATATCTGCATAAAGTGATTGTAGTGTGGAACAATGTTGGGGAGAAGGGACCAGACGAGTTATGGAATTCTCTAGGGCCGCATCCCGTCCCTGTGATCTTCAAACTACAGACGACAAACAGGATGAGAAATCGACTCCAGGTCTTTCCTGAACTAGAAACCAATG CAGTGTTAATGGTAGATGATGACACGCTAATTAGTGCCCAAGACCTTGTCTTTGCTTTCTCAGTTTGGCAG cAATTTCCTGATCAAATTGTAGGATTTGTTCCTAGAAAGCATGTCTCTACTTCATCAGGCATCTACAGTTATGGAGGTTTTGAACTGCAAACCCCAGGGTTTGGGAATGGTGACCAGTACTCTATGGTGCTGATTGGAGCCTCGTTCTTCAATAGCAAATACCTTGACCTGTTTCAGAGGCAGCCTGCCGCTGTCCATGCTTTGATAGATGAAATCCAAAACTGTGATGATATTGCCATGAATTTTATCATTGCCAAGCACACCGGGAAGACTTCAGGGGTATTTGTGAAACCTGTAAACATGGggaatttagaaaaagaatccAATGGTGGCTATCCTGGAATGTGGCATCGAGCTGAGCACTTTTTGCAGAGGTCTTACTGTATAAATAAGCTTGTTAATATCTACAATAGCATGCCCTTAAAATACTCCAATATTATGATTTCTCAGTTTGGTTTTCCCTATGCCAACcacaaaagcaaaatatga
- the EXTL2 gene encoding exostosin-like 2 isoform X2 has product MGIRVLRFSLVVILVLLLVAGALTTLLPNIKEDKMLTLRREIKSQGKSTLDSFTLIMQTYNRTDLLLRLLNHYQAVPYLHKVIVVWNNVGEKGPDELWNSLGPHPVPVIFKLQTTNRMRNRLQVFPELETNAVLMVDDDTLISAQDLVFAFSVWQQFPDQIVGFVPRKHVSTSSGIYSYGGFELQTPGFGNGDQYSMVLIGASFFNSKYLDLFQRQPAAVHALIDEIQNCDDIAMNFIIAKHTGKTSGVFVKPVNMGNLEKESNGGYPGMWHRAEHFLQRSYCINKLVNIYNSMPLKYSNIMISQFGFPYANHKSKI; this is encoded by the exons ATGGGCATTCGAGTCCTTCGTTTCTCTCTGGTGGTCATCCTCGTGCTGCTGCTCGTAGCCGGGGCTTTGACCACTTTACTTCCAAATATCAAGGAAGACAAGATGCTCACTTTGCGTAGGGAAATAAAATCCCAGGGCAAGTCCACCCTGGATTCCTTTACTCTAATAATGCAGACATACAACAGAACAGATCTCTTACTGAGACTCTTAAATCATTATCAGGCTGTGCCATATCTGCATAAAGTGATTGTAGTGTGGAACAATGTTGGGGAGAAGGGACCAGACGAGTTATGGAATTCTCTAGGGCCGCATCCCGTCCCTGTGATCTTCAAACTACAGACGACAAACAGGATGAGAAATCGACTCCAGGTCTTTCCTGAACTAGAAACCAATG CAGTGTTAATGGTAGATGATGACACGCTAATTAGTGCCCAAGACCTTGTCTTTGCTTTCTCAGTTTGGCAG cAATTTCCTGATCAAATTGTAGGATTTGTTCCTAGAAAGCATGTCTCTACTTCATCAGGCATCTACAGTTATGGAGGTTTTGAACTGCAAACCCCAGGGTTTGGGAATGGTGACCAGTACTCTATGGTGCTGATTGGAGCCTCGTTCTTCAATAGCAAATACCTTGACCTGTTTCAGAGGCAGCCTGCCGCTGTCCATGCTTTGATAGATGAAATCCAAAACTGTGATGATATTGCCATGAATTTTATCATTGCCAAGCACACCGGGAAGACTTCAGGGGTATTTGTGAAACCTGTAAACATGGggaatttagaaaaagaatccAATGGTGGCTATCCTGGAATGTGGCATCGAGCTGAGCACTTTTTGCAGAGGTCTTACTGTATAAATAAGCTTGTTAATATCTACAATAGCATGCCCTTAAAATACTCCAATATTATGATTTCTCAGTTTGGTTTTCCCTATGCCAACcacaaaagcaaaatatga